The following coding sequences lie in one Anolis carolinensis isolate JA03-04 unplaced genomic scaffold, rAnoCar3.1.pri scaffold_11, whole genome shotgun sequence genomic window:
- the hexa gene encoding beta-hexosaminidase subunit alpha isoform X1 encodes MAAAGACPGLLLLFLLSILGSRASVWPQPRSLSVSPLGGCLLNSRRFRFGYSKASAVGPGCSVLDQAFQRYWKLLFPLGRREAGKHNSDVPVCPDLLVSVTEPGCDGYPSLDSQENYKLTVSEKQMLLTADTVWGALRGLETFSQLPRSDEYGTFYVNKTDVVDFPRFPHRGVLLDTSRHYLPLNVILETLDAMAYNKFNVFHWHIVDDPSFPYESLAFPDLSRKGAYDPATHVYTTSDVKTVLEHARLRGIRVIPEFDTPGHTQSWGRGIPGLLTPCYAGQKPSGTYGPVNPILNATYDIMTKFFDEVSLVFPDFYIHLGGDEVDFTCWKSNPDIKKFMQEMGFGTNFTMLESFYIQRLLDIVSFYSKGYVVWQEVFDNQVKVKPDTVIHVWKQNDGTYPDETARVTKAGYRALLSAPWYLNVISYGQDWVKIYEVEPLAFEGSPEQKKLVIGGEACMWGEYVDVTNLTPRLWPRAGAVAERLWSNQTVRNVEDAYARLADFRCLLLRRGIRAEPLFTGYCDHEFSIV; translated from the exons AGCGTGTCCTGGGCTGctgctcctcttccttctctcgaTTTTGGGCTCCAGGGCGTCGGTCTGGCCCCAGCCGAGGTCTCTGAGTGTGTCTCCGCTGGGAGGCTGTCTCCTTAACTCGCGACGATTCCGCTTCGGTTACAGCAAGGCCTCGGCGGTGGGTCCCGGCTGCTCCGTCCTGGACCAGGCCTTCCAACGATACTGGAAGCTCCTCTTCCCCTTGGGACGCAGGGAGGCCG GCAAGCACAACTCTGACGTCCCCGTCTGCCCCGATCTTCTCGTCTCCGTTACAGAGCCAGGTTGCGATGGCTATCCTTCGCTGGACTCCCAAGAGAATT ATAAGCTGACAGTTTCAGAGAAGCAGATGCTGCTGACAGCAGATACTGTCTGGGGAGCCCTCCGAG GGTTAGAAACCTTCTCCCAGCTTCCACGGAGCGATGAGTATGGGACT TTCTATGTAAACAAGACCGATGTTGTGGACTTCCCCCGCTTTCCTCACCGAGGGGTTTTGCTGGACACGTCTCGCCATTACCTGCCTTTGAATGTCATCCTGGAGACCCTG GATGCCATGGCCTACAACAAATTCAATGTGTTTCACTGGCATATAGTGGACGACCCCTCCTTTCCCTATGAGAGCCTGGCGTTCCCGGatctcagcaggaag GGGGCCTACGACCCTGCCACTCATGTGTACACAACTAGTGATGTCAAGACTGTTCTTGAGCATGCCCGGTTGCGTGGCATCAGGGTGATCCCGGAATTCGACACTCCTGGCCACACCCAATCTTGGGGTCGAG GTATTCCTGGCTTGCTGACTCCCTGCTATGCAGGCCAGAAGCCCTCTGGAACCTATGGGCCCGTCAACCCAATCCTCAATGCAACATATGACATCATGACCAAGTTTTTTGACGAAGTTAGCCTAGTGTTTCCGGACTTCTACATACACCTGGGAGGAGACGAGGTTGACTTCACATGCTG GAAGTCTAATCCAGACATCAAGAAATTCATGCAGGAAATGGGGTTTGGCACAAACTTCACCATGTTGGAGTCCTTCTACATCCAAAG GCTGCTGGATATTGTCTCTTTCTACAGCAAGGGCTATGTGGTATGGCAGGAGGTCTTTGATAACCAAGTGAAG GTGAAGCCTGATACTGTTATTCACGTGTGGAAGCAGAATGACGGGACGTACCCGGACGAGACGGCTCGTGTCACCAAAGCCGGCTATCGAGCCCTGCTCTCTGCTCCTTGGTATCTTAACGTCATCTCTTACGGCCAGGACTGGGTGAAGATTTACGAGGTGGAGCCTCTCGCCTTTGAAG GCAGCCCAGAGCAGAAGAAACTGGTGATCGGCGGGGAGGCCTGTATGTGGGGCGAATACGTGGATGTGACCAACTTGACCCCAAGACTCTG GCCTAGAGCTGGAGCCGTAGCAGAGAGATTATGGAGCAACCAGACGGTCCGGAACGTGGAAGATGCCTATGCGAGACTGGCAGACTTCCGATGCCTTCTGCTCAG ACGTGGAATCCGGGCCGAGCCACTTTTCACAGGATACTGTGACCACGAATTCAGCATAGTTTGA
- the hexa gene encoding beta-hexosaminidase subunit alpha isoform X2: MLLTADTVWGALRGLETFSQLPRSDEYGTFYVNKTDVVDFPRFPHRGVLLDTSRHYLPLNVILETLDAMAYNKFNVFHWHIVDDPSFPYESLAFPDLSRKGAYDPATHVYTTSDVKTVLEHARLRGIRVIPEFDTPGHTQSWGRGIPGLLTPCYAGQKPSGTYGPVNPILNATYDIMTKFFDEVSLVFPDFYIHLGGDEVDFTCWKSNPDIKKFMQEMGFGTNFTMLESFYIQRLLDIVSFYSKGYVVWQEVFDNQVKVKPDTVIHVWKQNDGTYPDETARVTKAGYRALLSAPWYLNVISYGQDWVKIYEVEPLAFEGSPEQKKLVIGGEACMWGEYVDVTNLTPRLWPRAGAVAERLWSNQTVRNVEDAYARLADFRCLLLRRGIRAEPLFTGYCDHEFSIV, translated from the exons ATGCTGCTGACAGCAGATACTGTCTGGGGAGCCCTCCGAG GGTTAGAAACCTTCTCCCAGCTTCCACGGAGCGATGAGTATGGGACT TTCTATGTAAACAAGACCGATGTTGTGGACTTCCCCCGCTTTCCTCACCGAGGGGTTTTGCTGGACACGTCTCGCCATTACCTGCCTTTGAATGTCATCCTGGAGACCCTG GATGCCATGGCCTACAACAAATTCAATGTGTTTCACTGGCATATAGTGGACGACCCCTCCTTTCCCTATGAGAGCCTGGCGTTCCCGGatctcagcaggaag GGGGCCTACGACCCTGCCACTCATGTGTACACAACTAGTGATGTCAAGACTGTTCTTGAGCATGCCCGGTTGCGTGGCATCAGGGTGATCCCGGAATTCGACACTCCTGGCCACACCCAATCTTGGGGTCGAG GTATTCCTGGCTTGCTGACTCCCTGCTATGCAGGCCAGAAGCCCTCTGGAACCTATGGGCCCGTCAACCCAATCCTCAATGCAACATATGACATCATGACCAAGTTTTTTGACGAAGTTAGCCTAGTGTTTCCGGACTTCTACATACACCTGGGAGGAGACGAGGTTGACTTCACATGCTG GAAGTCTAATCCAGACATCAAGAAATTCATGCAGGAAATGGGGTTTGGCACAAACTTCACCATGTTGGAGTCCTTCTACATCCAAAG GCTGCTGGATATTGTCTCTTTCTACAGCAAGGGCTATGTGGTATGGCAGGAGGTCTTTGATAACCAAGTGAAG GTGAAGCCTGATACTGTTATTCACGTGTGGAAGCAGAATGACGGGACGTACCCGGACGAGACGGCTCGTGTCACCAAAGCCGGCTATCGAGCCCTGCTCTCTGCTCCTTGGTATCTTAACGTCATCTCTTACGGCCAGGACTGGGTGAAGATTTACGAGGTGGAGCCTCTCGCCTTTGAAG GCAGCCCAGAGCAGAAGAAACTGGTGATCGGCGGGGAGGCCTGTATGTGGGGCGAATACGTGGATGTGACCAACTTGACCCCAAGACTCTG GCCTAGAGCTGGAGCCGTAGCAGAGAGATTATGGAGCAACCAGACGGTCCGGAACGTGGAAGATGCCTATGCGAGACTGGCAGACTTCCGATGCCTTCTGCTCAG ACGTGGAATCCGGGCCGAGCCACTTTTCACAGGATACTGTGACCACGAATTCAGCATAGTTTGA